One genomic window of Bartonella sp. HY038 includes the following:
- a CDS encoding iron chelate uptake ABC transporter family permease subunit: MLKSINRPAYIIALLVVIAVVFSIFFMSWNLLGNMSFALTLRGKSLISLVIVGYAIAISTVLFQTVTNNRILTPSIMGFDQLYLLAQTVVVYSVGVSGLALVSSVTGFIIQTLILVVFATTLFRWLFAGENKSLHLVLLVGIVLGTFFRSLNVLLQRKIDPDSFVGLQERFFANFNSVNSDALLPAFCIILVVSIFVFAKRNCLDTLALGREISINLGVDYKKNVTFILMLVTILVSVSTALVGPVLFFGLLVASLAYQLAGSYRHIIILPIAALLAIISLVGGQFIMTHVFNLGVPLAVIIEFIGGIVFICLLLRGSLR; this comes from the coding sequence TTGCTTAAATCTATCAATAGACCTGCTTATATTATTGCACTATTAGTCGTAATTGCTGTCGTTTTTAGCATATTTTTTATGTCGTGGAACTTGCTTGGCAATATGTCCTTTGCATTAACACTACGTGGTAAATCGCTCATTTCACTTGTCATTGTTGGCTATGCGATTGCTATTTCAACAGTGCTTTTTCAAACAGTTACCAATAATCGTATTTTGACACCGTCTATCATGGGCTTTGACCAATTATACCTTTTGGCGCAAACAGTGGTTGTTTATTCGGTTGGTGTCTCAGGGCTTGCGTTGGTAAGCAGTGTTACTGGCTTTATTATCCAAACACTTATTTTGGTTGTTTTTGCTACGACATTATTCAGGTGGCTATTTGCTGGTGAGAATAAAAGCCTGCATCTTGTTTTATTAGTAGGTATTGTACTTGGCACATTTTTCCGCAGCTTAAATGTTCTCTTGCAAAGAAAAATTGATCCAGATTCATTTGTAGGGTTACAAGAGCGTTTCTTTGCCAATTTCAATAGCGTTAACTCCGATGCGCTTTTACCAGCCTTTTGCATTATTCTGGTTGTGAGTATTTTTGTTTTTGCCAAGCGTAATTGCCTTGATACTTTGGCATTGGGGCGTGAAATCTCAATTAACCTTGGTGTTGATTATAAGAAAAATGTCACGTTCATTTTAATGCTAGTAACTATTCTTGTTTCTGTCTCAACAGCACTGGTTGGGCCAGTTCTCTTTTTCGGATTATTGGTCGCAAGTCTTGCCTACCAGCTTGCAGGCAGCTATCGACATATTATTATTTTACCAATTGCTGCGCTTTTGGCCATAATAAGCTTAGTTGGCGGTCAATTCATTATGACACATGTCTTTAACCTTGGCGTGCCGCTTGCGGTAATTATAGAATTTATTGGTGGTATTGTCTTTATCTGCCTGCTTTTGAGGGGATCCTTGCGATGA
- a CDS encoding autotransporter outer membrane beta-barrel domain-containing protein → MSSLNNYCCLKGSISRFSIIIALSTTGLSCMGIPNAVAEDIIYTGTSASTSFKKDPTAISDNSEKYKSLFSQSSYTGNMIRIGDVDAAVQANWNTQPNLGDIIAPYIIYGGVNIGDAGTPLTTGTQNGIAGNRIENNKVLMHHIAYDWSGVTNNAVEGANGEHFGDGGGSGGFGGGSIYGGLSIGGAGASEGTGGFGGEVTNNSVSLKDVTLTGANGGGGGSSMGGGGGMGGIGGASILGGLSIGGTGGFKRAGGSGGLVSYNTVTLTDVALIGANGGSGGFASNSAGGFGGFGGGSVYGGLSMGGNSGDQSNAGSGGQVNNNMVILTNTALKGGNGSTGGFGSIYGTGGLGGGSVYGGLSIGNNAHDIIGGLGGDVNNNTVILTDVALQGGSGGIGSYASTGGIGGGGVYGGLSMGGIGGAYMGTGGSGGTVSDNKVSLTNVTIIGGDGGSSDISGSEGMEGGSIFGGLSIGGGAISNGSTKGSGGAVINNEVSISGASAIWGDIFGGYSTGNVAINNIVTLKGKQIVIGHNISDVMQYGAIWGGKSIDDTGLSFNDSNANSQDIFNKVISGNTLNLIGYSGTVSGIYNFENYNWTLPSDVTNEDRLITISSNGQAVDLTNTKHTIANMQMSNNRLYNGDKIIFITKTQGTWTALNNYVIQQGQFIIYQASLEQQLIDDNKALVLTINNKADITPQPAEPTPENPKQPTEPIPENPNQPAEPTPENPKPSNPNNNQSAAQINPQSKSYSEGRAAMLGFLNQGSDLISTAGIDKIRIMVRANDDNINRPAFIPFMIANGSSQIYNTGSHVDIKGFNMAVGVATGFDFNAGHKATIGLFFEYGHGTYDTYNNFTNFSSVHGDGNGNYKGAGIFGRIDLKGTGLGRVVNFTPDQADGIYLEASIRAGQINNSFNVGNTLSALKESSISYHGSYDSKGKYVGGHGAIGYVFNFDEKQALDVYGRYLWTRMDSDTVSIGSEKLHFDSATSSRIQLGSRYSYTYSEQFKPYIGAAYEHEFNGTIAATAYEFKLDKPSLKGGSGIFEAGFNLQPIANNEAFNINVNGQAFVGQRHGGGGGIKIKYQF, encoded by the coding sequence ATGAGTTCTTTGAATAATTATTGTTGCCTTAAAGGCTCAATTTCACGTTTTTCTATTATAATTGCGCTTAGTACAACTGGGCTAAGCTGCATGGGTATACCAAATGCTGTTGCCGAAGATATTATATATACAGGAACAAGCGCATCAACCAGCTTTAAAAAAGACCCAACTGCTATCTCAGATAATAGTGAAAAATATAAAAGTCTTTTTTCACAAAGTAGTTATACTGGAAATATGATTAGGATAGGCGATGTTGATGCTGCAGTTCAAGCAAATTGGAATACACAACCTAACCTAGGCGACATCATTGCTCCTTATATTATTTATGGTGGTGTAAATATAGGAGATGCTGGGACACCCCTTACAACGGGCACTCAAAATGGCATCGCCGGTAATCGTATCGAAAACAATAAAGTTTTGATGCATCACATCGCATACGATTGGAGTGGGGTAACGAATAATGCAGTGGAAGGTGCAAATGGAGAACATTTCGGCGACGGCGGCGGTTCAGGAGGCTTTGGTGGTGGAAGTATTTATGGTGGTTTAAGTATAGGCGGTGCAGGCGCTTCTGAGGGTACTGGTGGTTTTGGTGGTGAAGTAACTAATAATTCAGTTTCACTAAAAGATGTAACCCTTACAGGAGCCAATGGTGGCGGTGGCGGATCATCGATGGGCGGCGGCGGCGGTATGGGCGGCATTGGTGGCGCAAGTATTTTGGGTGGCCTAAGTATTGGTGGTACAGGCGGCTTTAAGCGTGCAGGAGGCTCTGGTGGTCTCGTAAGCTATAACACCGTTACCTTGACAGATGTAGCTCTTATAGGAGCAAATGGCGGTTCGGGTGGCTTTGCAAGTAATAGCGCCGGGGGCTTTGGCGGCTTTGGCGGCGGTAGCGTTTATGGTGGTTTAAGTATGGGCGGGAATAGTGGCGATCAAAGCAACGCCGGATCTGGCGGCCAGGTAAATAATAATATGGTGATATTAACCAACACAGCCCTTAAGGGTGGTAATGGTAGCACTGGTGGTTTTGGTAGTATTTATGGTACTGGAGGTTTGGGAGGTGGCAGTGTTTATGGTGGGTTAAGTATCGGCAACAATGCTCATGATATAATTGGTGGTTTAGGTGGGGATGTAAACAATAACACAGTTATATTAACAGATGTAGCGCTTCAGGGTGGTAGCGGTGGCATAGGAAGCTACGCAAGCACTGGCGGAATTGGAGGTGGAGGCGTTTATGGTGGCTTAAGTATGGGGGGCATAGGAGGCGCTTACATGGGCACCGGAGGTTCTGGAGGAACGGTAAGCGATAACAAAGTTTCACTAACAAATGTTACTATCATCGGCGGCGACGGAGGTTCTTCAGACATCAGCGGCTCAGAAGGCATGGAGGGAGGAAGTATCTTTGGTGGCTTAAGCATCGGTGGCGGCGCTATTAGCAATGGTAGCACAAAAGGTTCTGGCGGTGCAGTTATCAATAATGAAGTATCGATTTCAGGGGCATCGGCCATCTGGGGCGACATTTTTGGCGGTTATAGTACTGGCAATGTAGCTATAAATAATATAGTAACATTGAAAGGAAAGCAAATTGTTATAGGTCACAATATTTCTGATGTCATGCAATATGGCGCGATTTGGGGCGGTAAAAGTATAGATGACACTGGGCTTAGTTTTAATGATTCAAATGCCAACTCTCAAGATATTTTTAATAAAGTAATTTCCGGCAATACACTAAATTTGATAGGTTATAGCGGTACAGTATCTGGAATTTATAATTTTGAAAATTATAATTGGACTTTGCCAAGCGATGTAACAAATGAAGATAGACTTATAACAATTTCTAGTAATGGCCAAGCTGTTGATTTGACAAACACCAAACATACAATTGCAAATATGCAGATGAGTAATAATCGTCTTTATAATGGTGATAAAATTATTTTTATTACAAAGACCCAAGGTACTTGGACTGCATTGAATAATTATGTCATTCAACAAGGCCAATTTATTATCTATCAAGCAAGTTTAGAACAACAGTTAATTGATGATAATAAAGCACTTGTTTTAACTATTAACAATAAAGCAGATATAACACCTCAACCAGCAGAGCCTACTCCAGAGAATCCTAAACAACCAACAGAGCCTATTCCGGAGAATCCTAATCAACCAGCAGAGCCTACTCCAGAGAATCCTAAGCCGTCTAATCCTAACAATAATCAATCTGCAGCTCAAATAAATCCCCAATCAAAATCATATTCGGAAGGTCGAGCAGCAATGTTAGGATTTCTCAATCAAGGGAGTGATCTTATTTCAACAGCTGGAATTGATAAAATACGTATTATGGTGCGCGCAAATGATGATAATATAAATCGTCCAGCTTTTATACCTTTTATGATCGCCAATGGTTCATCACAAATATATAATACAGGTAGCCATGTTGATATTAAAGGTTTTAATATGGCAGTTGGCGTTGCTACTGGCTTTGATTTTAACGCCGGCCACAAAGCCACCATTGGCCTATTTTTTGAATATGGTCATGGCACTTATGACACCTATAACAACTTTACCAATTTTTCTTCCGTTCATGGTGATGGGAATGGCAATTATAAAGGTGCCGGCATTTTTGGTCGCATTGACTTAAAGGGAACTGGTCTTGGCCGCGTTGTCAATTTTACACCTGATCAAGCCGATGGTATTTATCTAGAAGCTTCAATACGCGCTGGACAAATAAATAATAGTTTTAATGTCGGCAACACTTTAAGTGCTCTTAAAGAATCATCAATTAGCTATCACGGTTCTTATGATAGCAAAGGTAAATATGTTGGAGGTCATGGCGCTATTGGTTATGTTTTTAATTTTGATGAAAAGCAGGCGCTTGATGTTTATGGGCGCTATTTATGGACGCGCATGGATAGCGATACGGTTTCAATTGGCTCTGAAAAGTTACACTTTGATAGCGCGACCAGCTCTCGCATACAGCTAGGTAGCCGATACAGCTATACCTATAGCGAACAATTTAAACCCTATATTGGTGCGGCCTATGAACATGAATTTAATGGCACAATTGCAGCAACTGCTTATGAATTTAAACTTGATAAGCCATCATTAAAGGGAGGTTCAGGTATATTTGAAGCTGGTTTCAATCTCCAGCCGATAGCCAATAATGAGGCTTTTAACATTAATGTTAACGGCCAAGCTTTTGTTGGTCAACGTCATGGTGGTGGTGGCGGTATCAAAATAAAATATCAGTTTTAA
- a CDS encoding DMT family transporter, translated as MSNESESQKPNYWPGILIAILATLIFAFQDAITKTLVSNYPITFIVMVRYWVFLAVGMLMAKQSKGGFRKNSKSGHIYLQILRGVLLLVELILIGLAFRHMGLAETTALFQAYPLFGTILAILILKEAVGWRRITALIIGFLGILIMVRPGSGVFSVGAIFALSGSFCFALYATITRLVGDRDSAITSFFYIGLVGAIITTGCIYYFWVDMDRHHVWLLVLLCLMSVSGHFAMIKALTMAPVSIIQPFNYLQLVWSIFVGLIIFNDFPDFWTLVGATIVVGSGLFVFYREQVRKPKIKLEDAQ; from the coding sequence ATGTCCAATGAAAGCGAAAGCCAAAAGCCTAATTATTGGCCAGGTATTTTGATTGCCATTTTAGCGACCCTTATTTTTGCTTTTCAAGATGCCATAACCAAAACTCTTGTAAGTAACTATCCAATTACCTTTATTGTCATGGTACGCTATTGGGTATTTTTGGCGGTTGGCATGCTGATGGCGAAACAATCAAAAGGCGGTTTTCGCAAAAATAGTAAAAGCGGTCACATTTACTTACAAATTTTACGTGGTGTGTTGCTATTGGTCGAGCTTATACTGATTGGCTTAGCCTTTCGTCATATGGGGCTTGCTGAAACCACGGCGCTTTTTCAAGCCTATCCGCTATTTGGCACCATTCTTGCCATTTTAATCTTGAAAGAAGCGGTCGGTTGGCGGCGTATCACTGCCTTGATTATCGGCTTTTTAGGCATTTTAATCATGGTTCGCCCCGGTTCGGGTGTGTTTTCCGTTGGCGCTATTTTTGCCTTAAGCGGCTCTTTTTGTTTTGCCCTTTATGCAACCATAACCCGTTTGGTTGGTGATCGCGATAGCGCTATTACCTCATTTTTCTATATTGGCCTTGTTGGAGCTATTATCACGACTGGCTGCATTTATTATTTCTGGGTGGATATGGATCGTCACCATGTTTGGCTGTTGGTTCTCCTATGTCTTATGTCGGTAAGCGGCCACTTTGCAATGATTAAAGCGCTCACCATGGCTCCAGTTAGTATTATTCAGCCTTTCAATTATTTACAGCTTGTTTGGTCGATTTTTGTTGGTCTCATCATATTTAATGATTTTCCAGACTTTTGGACATTGGTGGGCGCAACAATTGTTGTTGGCAGTGGATTATTTGTGTTTTACCGCGAACAAGTACGAAAACCAAAAATTAAATTGGAAGACGCGCAGTAA
- a CDS encoding ABC transporter ATP-binding protein, whose amino-acid sequence MIEIKGVSKAYNDRLVVDDVHLTIPAQGITSIIGPNGAGKSTLLTMASRLTPMDKGEISVGGLDILKTPSDELAKRLSILRQENVLTSRLTVRELVTFGRYPYSKGRPTLEDRQFVDSAIRYLGLEDLQNRFLDQLSGGQRQRAFVAMVICQDTDYVLLDEPLNNLDMNHSVSMMKQLRRAADELGKTIVIVVHDINFASCYSDTIVAMRDGKLIAKGSPSEIIETDCLKAIYDMDINVREINGNRIAIYYS is encoded by the coding sequence ATGATTGAAATTAAAGGTGTGTCGAAAGCCTATAATGACCGCTTGGTAGTTGATGATGTCCATCTTACAATACCAGCGCAAGGCATTACCTCGATTATTGGGCCTAACGGCGCAGGTAAGTCAACATTGCTAACGATGGCAAGCCGTTTAACACCGATGGATAAAGGCGAAATTTCGGTTGGGGGTCTTGATATTTTAAAAACCCCGAGTGATGAGCTTGCTAAACGGCTTTCAATTTTGCGACAAGAAAATGTCTTAACATCACGTTTAACCGTGCGTGAATTGGTTACTTTTGGTCGCTACCCTTATAGTAAGGGGCGGCCAACGTTGGAAGATAGGCAATTTGTCGATTCCGCAATCCGTTATCTTGGCCTTGAAGATTTGCAAAATCGCTTTCTTGATCAATTATCGGGCGGCCAGCGTCAACGCGCATTTGTTGCCATGGTTATTTGTCAAGATACTGATTACGTCCTGCTAGACGAGCCACTTAACAATCTTGATATGAACCATTCTGTTTCGATGATGAAGCAATTGCGCCGCGCTGCTGATGAGCTTGGCAAAACTATTGTTATTGTTGTTCATGATATTAATTTTGCATCTTGCTATTCAGATACCATTGTCGCTATGCGTGATGGCAAACTTATTGCGAAAGGATCGCCAAGCGAAATCATTGAAACCGATTGTTTAAAAGCAATTTATGATATGGATATTAATGTGCGAGAGATAAATGGCAATCGTATTGCTATTTATTATTCCTGA
- a CDS encoding aspartate aminotransferase family protein, with translation MTAKSNSISLESYWMPFTANRQFKANPRILASAKGMYYNDINGNKIIDGTAGLWCVNAGHGRAEIASAVEQQLLTLDYAPGFQISHPIVHEFANRLIDMAPGGKESGLNHVFFTNSGSESVDTALKIAIAYQRSIGQGTRTHVIGREKGYHGVGFGGISVGGLVNNRRVFPKIPASHMRHTLNIEKNAFSRGLPKHGVELAEDLVRIIELNGAETIAAVIVEPMSGSAGVILPPKGYLERLREITQKHGILLIFDEVITGFGRLGTPFAVDYFGVVPDMVTCAKGLTNGVVPMGAVFVQQKLYDGMMNGPESQIELFHGYTYSGHPLACAAGLATLDIYAKDDLFARTAGLAQYWQDSVFSLQDLPHVIDIRTIGLVAGIELASRDGAPSQRGYDVFVDCFNHGALVRQTGDIIALSPPLIVEKSEIDEIISKLADAIKRVK, from the coding sequence ATGACTGCAAAATCTAATTCTATATCATTGGAAAGCTATTGGATGCCGTTCACGGCAAATCGCCAATTTAAGGCAAATCCTAGAATATTGGCATCCGCCAAAGGCATGTATTATAATGATATTAATGGCAATAAGATTATTGATGGTACAGCAGGTCTGTGGTGTGTCAATGCAGGCCATGGTCGGGCTGAAATAGCAAGTGCGGTTGAGCAACAATTATTAACTCTTGATTATGCCCCTGGTTTTCAGATATCGCATCCTATTGTACATGAATTTGCTAATCGCTTAATAGACATGGCCCCTGGCGGCAAAGAATCGGGTTTAAACCATGTATTTTTTACTAATTCAGGATCTGAATCAGTTGATACAGCTTTAAAAATTGCTATTGCCTATCAACGCTCTATCGGGCAGGGTACTCGCACCCATGTTATTGGTCGGGAAAAAGGTTATCATGGTGTGGGCTTTGGCGGCATTTCCGTTGGTGGCCTAGTTAATAATCGACGTGTTTTCCCCAAAATTCCTGCAAGCCATATGCGCCATACTTTGAATATTGAAAAAAATGCATTTTCGCGGGGGCTTCCAAAGCATGGGGTGGAACTGGCGGAAGATTTGGTACGCATTATCGAGCTTAATGGTGCCGAAACTATTGCGGCAGTTATTGTTGAGCCAATGTCCGGTTCTGCAGGTGTAATTTTGCCTCCTAAAGGCTATTTAGAGCGCCTACGTGAAATAACGCAAAAACATGGCATATTGCTGATTTTTGATGAGGTTATTACTGGTTTTGGGCGTTTGGGTACACCTTTTGCCGTAGATTATTTCGGCGTTGTACCAGATATGGTGACTTGCGCCAAGGGGCTAACCAATGGTGTTGTTCCAATGGGGGCTGTATTTGTGCAGCAAAAATTATATGATGGCATGATGAACGGTCCGGAAAGCCAAATTGAGCTTTTCCACGGCTATACCTATTCTGGTCACCCACTTGCTTGTGCGGCAGGGCTTGCCACATTAGACATATATGCCAAAGACGATCTATTTGCTCGTACTGCAGGTCTTGCACAATATTGGCAAGATAGTGTTTTCTCGCTGCAAGACTTGCCCCATGTTATTGATATTCGAACAATTGGGCTTGTGGCCGGTATTGAACTTGCTAGCCGTGATGGCGCCCCATCTCAGCGTGGTTATGATGTTTTTGTCGATTGCTTTAATCATGGTGCATTGGTGCGCCAAACCGGTGATATTATTGCACTTTCGCCCCCTTTAATTGTAGAGAAAAGCGAAATTGATGAGATTATCAGTAAATTAGCTGATGCCATCAAACGGGTAAAATAA
- a CDS encoding dihydroxyacetone kinase subunit DhaK, with product MKSFMNDRQTLVSDAIDGLLLSSAGTNLTRLDAFPEIKVVIRADWQKDKVAVISGGGSGHEPAHAGFVGKAMLTAAICGEIFASPSVDAVLAAITSVCGQAGCLLIVKNYTGDRLNFGLAREQAISLGYKVEMVIVADDIALPDHKQPRGIAGTLFVHKLAGALAEQGASLEKVYEMAIKAAQATHSLGLSLNHCNIPGAKQAEQSLNDNQAELGLGIHGEPGAAIIPMQSADDLVALTAVKLCEKLSSTDKIAIILNSLGGVSPLELSILVNSLAKTPLYSHAKYIIGPAPLMTSLDMRGFSISILILDDDKEAALTQAVSVRDWPIVRDTSIKHPLISLPQPTLQETQAITRDENVAIILATIINTIIKNADEIDEIDAKIGDGDTGSTLSTAAKSIKDMKDQLATGNPTRFLKQIGERLMRSAGGSSGVLLAILFTSAAHNYNEQQGWAEALNIGLQKMMEYGGAKSGDRTMIDALQPAFNVLIAGGNLQEAAKAAREGADETGKMLTAHAGRASYVSANQLENVKDPGAEMAARIFEALATAKQ from the coding sequence ATGAAATCTTTTATGAATGATCGTCAAACATTGGTAAGTGATGCAATAGATGGCTTACTCCTTTCATCCGCAGGCACAAATCTAACGCGGCTTGATGCTTTTCCGGAAATAAAGGTTGTAATCCGTGCCGATTGGCAAAAGGACAAAGTTGCGGTGATTTCTGGCGGCGGCTCAGGCCATGAACCTGCCCATGCTGGTTTTGTTGGCAAAGCTATGCTAACAGCTGCCATATGTGGCGAAATTTTTGCTTCCCCGAGCGTTGATGCTGTTCTAGCCGCAATTACCAGTGTTTGCGGACAAGCTGGTTGTTTGCTTATTGTTAAAAACTACACGGGAGATCGCCTCAATTTTGGTCTAGCGCGTGAGCAAGCGATTAGTCTTGGCTATAAGGTTGAAATGGTGATTGTTGCTGATGACATAGCCCTACCCGACCATAAGCAACCGCGTGGCATTGCTGGCACGCTTTTTGTGCATAAATTAGCAGGAGCACTAGCCGAACAAGGTGCAAGTCTTGAAAAAGTTTATGAAATGGCAATAAAAGCTGCCCAAGCTACCCATTCCCTTGGTCTATCCCTTAATCATTGCAATATACCAGGCGCCAAGCAAGCGGAACAATCTCTGAATGATAATCAAGCTGAATTAGGGCTTGGTATTCATGGCGAACCTGGAGCTGCTATCATTCCCATGCAGTCCGCCGATGATCTTGTTGCCCTTACTGCAGTTAAACTTTGCGAAAAATTATCAAGTACAGATAAAATCGCCATCATACTCAACTCCCTTGGCGGCGTATCACCGTTAGAATTATCTATTTTGGTGAATTCGCTTGCCAAGACGCCACTTTATAGCCATGCGAAATATATTATAGGACCTGCACCTTTAATGACATCGCTTGATATGCGTGGTTTTTCAATAAGTATTTTAATATTGGATGATGATAAAGAAGCGGCTTTAACCCAAGCTGTGAGTGTTAGAGATTGGCCGATCGTGCGCGATACAAGCATTAAACACCCATTAATTTCCTTGCCTCAACCAACGCTACAAGAAACACAGGCCATTACCCGCGATGAAAACGTTGCTATAATACTTGCAACCATTATTAACACAATTATTAAAAATGCCGATGAGATTGATGAAATTGATGCCAAAATTGGTGATGGTGATACAGGCTCAACCTTAAGCACTGCAGCAAAAAGCATTAAAGATATGAAAGATCAGCTTGCAACTGGAAATCCAACCCGATTTTTAAAGCAAATCGGTGAGCGTTTAATGCGCAGTGCTGGCGGCTCTAGCGGTGTCTTGCTGGCCATTTTATTTACCAGTGCCGCCCATAATTATAATGAACAGCAAGGTTGGGCAGAAGCACTTAACATCGGCTTACAAAAAATGATGGAATATGGCGGTGCCAAGTCCGGTGATCGCACCATGATTGATGCTTTACAACCGGCATTTAATGTGCTTATCGCGGGTGGCAACTTACAAGAAGCTGCAAAAGCCGCGCGTGAGGGCGCAGATGAAACAGGAAAAATGTTAACGGCTCATGCTGGTCGTGCTAGCTATGTTTCAGCTAATCAATTAGAAAATGTAAAGGATCCCGGCGCTGAAATGGCGGCTCGCATTTTTGAAGCGCTTGCTACAGCGAAACAATAA